A genomic window from Ignavibacteria bacterium includes:
- a CDS encoding GAF domain-containing protein, translating to MQEKNKTKKIRPVNNILTKAKKHYSVFFKSFYSSPVAKALIDFDTNRYIEVNSKFLKLFECKKSEVLNHTPMELGFTIENELSKRVLKKYSKNKINTFNFDVYTRTKNIKNVIITTEKISLFKKKYLIGYIIDNTSKSVYENKIEESEHKYSLVLKNTPNAIYEFDFKKSEYTYISPSVKTILGISPDIFIKKRLNIITPLLSTEYRKKIKDHYKSLKFSTGKRRRNFSFEYPFTQKNKAIIWISDTQTVIYDKKGKADKVIGNLSDITLKKTNEFLLKQSEEQYKYLFYGNPLPMWIYDSESLKILAVNDSAIKHYGYSEAEFLNMDLTDIRPKEEIAKFLRHQERIKQENRTNKPLHTGIWKHVKKSGELIDVEITRTPISFEGRKAVLILSNDITERLKSEAALIKRNKEISELYRAGNELSKTLNPDKIYNSIYSIIRKLMPCDSMVISGYDKKSGKITCKAAWIGRKRLDVSAFPSVPVNFSGNGIQSRAIKSGKAELLLDFEKSVSQSGTKFYYKPDGSVASNPNNKNLSERSAIIVPLKLKNKVIGVLQVKSLKKNAYTENDVKLAEALAAQAAVSTSNADLYQQAKEEIKIRKETESKLLKTSIEISNIYEISKDLSGALTTKEINRKIFRTINSSFPECDIGISVLDENEEYIILEGLFTNGKEINTSNFPPIKFDKTGKGLQSSVLFSKKTRIVENYREYIKKSGANFYVNDDGTVSYKKDDTFEIAETAIIIPMIYEKKVIGTLQLLNYSKKVFSENALKILESLATHIAVSIVNAQLHSKLQNELQEKQQAEKALQAKTEELQMLYDAQQVLSGSLDIDSVYDNTYKIISAKIPCDSMIISEYNKEAKNIKILSVWADGVKPDINIFPLIPLAPEGKGIQSEVIRSGKPLLIDNYKEYYKRTQTHISYTNDKIKTEPDVLYNSAMLVPMIHDGNIIGVIQLLSYSKNVYNKLSLSLLESLASPISAATFNASLYRQAKTEIAEKQKAREELALRNKEITLLYSAGRELLSTLNLEEIYDILYRKVLEIIPCDSMVIAEYNKQENLIFCKAAWVGNTKHDPGNFPHLKVGNNYKGTQVEAIITGMPLIVNNFYDLIKDRDDKYYFDEEGNVIDYKEKKDEIINEDPVIQSAMYIPMKIGKNVIGVISVFSYTKNAYTEYDLKILESITVHVSVAAANAELYRRAQKEISERIRKEEELKQIRNNLEEAQRIAHIGSWVYNLKENKIYNSSELYKILGLKNEPESFEFNEAMNHIYSEDRQRTIDKILNAVKNKSSYENEDRVVRPDGEIRNVKIVGEPMYDKNGLFTGMQGTLQDITEIKRINNELIKSLNEKELILKEIHHRVKNNLQVVSSLLRLQSESIKDETAIGYLKMSEQRVKSMALIHQQLYRTKDLSRIDFREYIEDLCNYLFFAYDISFSRINLKLEVEEIFFGIDTALPCGLIINELVTNSIKHAFPDYSIGTLTVKLYKLATGKYSLQVKDDGKGAETIDFEKTTSLGMELVKTLTEQLEGEIKVNSDNGTEITIDFYDQYSD from the coding sequence ATGCAAGAAAAAAATAAAACGAAAAAAATCAGACCTGTCAACAACATCCTAACAAAAGCCAAAAAACATTACAGCGTTTTTTTTAAATCATTTTATTCAAGTCCGGTTGCTAAAGCCCTGATCGATTTTGATACTAACAGATATATTGAAGTCAACAGTAAATTTCTGAAATTATTTGAATGCAAAAAATCAGAAGTATTAAATCATACTCCCATGGAACTGGGGTTTACTATTGAGAACGAACTATCAAAAAGGGTTTTAAAAAAATACTCAAAGAACAAAATTAACACTTTCAATTTTGATGTTTATACCAGGACAAAAAACATAAAAAATGTAATAATTACAACCGAAAAGATATCATTATTCAAAAAGAAGTATTTGATAGGTTATATAATTGATAATACATCAAAATCAGTTTATGAAAACAAAATAGAAGAAAGCGAACATAAATACAGCTTAGTATTAAAAAACACACCAAATGCAATTTACGAGTTTGATTTTAAAAAATCAGAATATACCTATATAAGCCCCTCTGTAAAAACGATACTGGGAATATCACCTGACATTTTCATTAAAAAAAGATTAAATATCATTACTCCCCTTTTAAGTACTGAATACAGGAAAAAGATCAAAGATCATTATAAGTCGCTGAAATTTTCTACAGGCAAGAGGAGAAGAAATTTCAGCTTTGAATATCCGTTCACACAGAAAAATAAAGCTATAATCTGGATAAGTGACACTCAAACTGTCATTTATGATAAAAAAGGGAAAGCTGATAAAGTAATTGGCAATTTAAGCGATATTACCTTAAAGAAAACCAATGAATTCCTGTTAAAGCAAAGTGAAGAACAATACAAATATCTCTTCTACGGTAATCCGCTTCCTATGTGGATATATGATTCAGAAAGCTTAAAGATTCTGGCGGTAAATGATTCCGCAATTAAGCATTATGGATATTCGGAAGCAGAATTTCTTAATATGGATCTGACTGATATTCGCCCGAAAGAAGAAATTGCAAAATTTCTTCGACATCAAGAACGTATCAAACAAGAAAACAGAACAAATAAACCATTACATACGGGCATTTGGAAACATGTTAAAAAATCCGGGGAACTTATTGATGTAGAAATCACCAGAACTCCGATATCATTTGAAGGTCGTAAAGCAGTATTGATTCTTTCGAACGATATTACGGAAAGACTAAAGTCAGAAGCTGCTTTGATAAAGCGAAACAAAGAGATAAGTGAGCTTTACAGGGCAGGCAATGAGCTTTCTAAAACACTCAATCCGGATAAGATATACAATAGTATATACAGTATCATCAGAAAGTTAATGCCGTGTGATTCAATGGTAATATCCGGTTACGATAAGAAAAGCGGTAAAATTACATGTAAAGCAGCATGGATAGGAAGAAAACGACTTGATGTTTCTGCTTTTCCATCAGTCCCGGTAAATTTTTCGGGTAACGGAATTCAAAGCAGAGCTATAAAAAGCGGGAAGGCTGAATTATTGCTGGACTTTGAAAAATCAGTTTCACAATCCGGAACTAAATTTTATTATAAGCCGGATGGTTCTGTAGCCTCTAATCCCAATAATAAAAATCTTTCAGAAAGATCAGCAATAATTGTTCCACTTAAGCTAAAGAACAAAGTTATAGGGGTATTACAGGTAAAAAGCCTTAAAAAAAATGCATATACAGAAAATGATGTTAAGCTTGCCGAAGCACTGGCAGCACAAGCTGCTGTTTCAACTTCCAATGCCGATCTTTATCAGCAGGCGAAAGAAGAAATAAAAATCAGAAAAGAAACTGAATCAAAATTACTGAAAACATCTATTGAAATATCTAATATTTATGAAATTTCAAAGGATCTTTCAGGTGCATTAACAACTAAAGAAATAAACAGAAAAATATTCAGAACCATAAACAGCTCATTTCCGGAATGCGATATTGGTATTTCTGTTCTTGATGAAAATGAGGAATATATAATACTTGAAGGATTGTTCACTAACGGCAAGGAAATAAACACTTCTAATTTCCCGCCGATAAAATTTGATAAAACAGGCAAGGGCTTACAAAGCAGTGTTCTGTTTTCAAAAAAAACAAGAATTGTTGAAAATTACAGAGAATATATAAAAAAATCCGGAGCAAATTTTTATGTTAATGATGATGGTACTGTTTCATACAAAAAAGATGATACTTTTGAAATAGCTGAGACCGCAATAATAATACCGATGATATATGAGAAGAAAGTAATTGGAACTTTGCAACTGCTAAATTACAGCAAGAAGGTCTTTTCAGAAAATGCACTGAAAATACTTGAATCCCTGGCTACTCATATTGCGGTATCCATTGTAAATGCCCAATTGCACAGTAAATTACAAAATGAATTACAGGAAAAACAGCAAGCTGAAAAAGCGCTGCAGGCAAAAACAGAAGAACTCCAGATGCTATACGATGCCCAGCAGGTTTTATCAGGTTCTCTGGATATTGACAGCGTATATGATAATACATACAAAATAATTTCTGCCAAAATCCCCTGCGACTCTATGATCATTTCCGAATATAACAAGGAAGCGAAAAATATAAAGATACTTTCTGTTTGGGCAGATGGTGTTAAACCGGATATAAACATTTTTCCACTGATCCCTCTGGCGCCTGAAGGAAAAGGCATACAAAGTGAAGTTATAAGAAGCGGTAAACCTCTGCTTATAGATAACTATAAGGAATATTATAAAAGAACGCAGACCCACATCAGCTACACAAACGATAAAATAAAAACGGAACCTGATGTATTGTACAATTCTGCTATGCTTGTACCTATGATACATGATGGGAATATTATCGGAGTAATCCAGTTATTAAGTTATTCCAAAAATGTATATAATAAATTGAGTTTAAGTCTGCTTGAATCACTTGCCAGCCCAATTTCAGCAGCAACATTTAACGCATCACTTTACAGGCAGGCTAAAACAGAAATTGCCGAAAAGCAAAAAGCGAGGGAAGAACTTGCCTTAAGAAACAAAGAAATTACTTTATTATACAGCGCCGGCAGAGAGCTTTTGAGCACGCTTAATCTTGAAGAAATTTACGACATTTTATACAGAAAAGTATTAGAGATCATTCCATGTGATTCAATGGTTATTGCTGAATATAATAAACAGGAAAATTTGATATTCTGTAAGGCTGCATGGGTTGGTAATACTAAACATGATCCCGGTAATTTCCCGCATCTTAAAGTTGGCAATAATTACAAAGGAACTCAAGTTGAAGCTATAATTACAGGAATGCCTTTAATTGTTAATAACTTTTATGACCTGATAAAAGATCGTGATGATAAGTATTATTTTGATGAAGAAGGCAATGTAATTGACTATAAAGAAAAGAAAGATGAAATTATCAATGAAGATCCTGTAATTCAATCAGCAATGTATATACCTATGAAAATAGGTAAAAACGTAATTGGCGTAATTTCTGTGTTCAGCTATACAAAAAATGCATATACTGAGTATGACCTTAAGATACTTGAATCTATTACAGTACATGTTTCGGTAGCGGCAGCAAATGCAGAGCTTTACAGGCGGGCACAAAAGGAAATTAGCGAAAGAATTCGTAAAGAAGAAGAGCTCAAACAAATTAGAAACAATCTTGAAGAAGCCCAAAGAATTGCACACATAGGGAGCTGGGTTTATAACCTCAAAGAAAATAAAATTTATAATTCCAGTGAACTGTATAAAATACTTGGATTAAAAAATGAACCGGAAAGTTTTGAATTTAATGAAGCTATGAACCATATTTACTCAGAAGACAGGCAAAGAACAATTGATAAAATACTAAATGCAGTCAAAAATAAATCCTCATATGAAAATGAAGACAGAGTAGTTAGACCTGATGGTGAAATAAGAAACGTAAAAATAGTGGGAGAACCGATGTATGATAAGAACGGTTTATTTACAGGTATGCAGGGTACTTTACAGGATATCACAGAGATCAAAAGAATTAATAATGAGCTAATAAAATCTCTTAATGAAAAAGAACTGATCCTAAAAGAAATTCATCACAGGGTAAAAAATAATCTGCAGGTAGTTTCCAGCCTACTCAGGCTTCAGTCAGAAAGCATAAAAGATGAAACAGCAATCGGCTATCTGAAAATGAGCGAACAGAGGGTTAAATCAATG